The stretch of DNA ATCTGATTGCAAGACGAGCAACGCCCTGATTTTACGCATTGATTTCACCGGTCCCGAACAGGGGCCTTCCCTCACTGCTGCTGAGCCAGCAAGTATTTTAATCACCTGTCTAAAACATGAGCATGTCGGACGCCTCCCGTAAGGCGTCGTCCCTGATGCGTATCCCATCCCGGAGAAGTGGCATCCCGCCGTGTGGCCTGCAAGGCCCCGATCCAGCGTAGCGGCCCGGTGTTCCCGGGGGACAATCATTTCTCTTGACATGGAATTTTTATTAGTTTAGAATTTATCTAATCTGAACTCGCTCCCGGCCCGACATGGAAAAGAACCGCGACAAGCAAATAAAAATGACGCCACAACGGATAGCGATCTTCGACTATCTCGAGGGCAACAAGGCGCACCCGTCGGCAGATGAGATCTACCGCGCCGTCTCGAAGAAATATCCGACCATGTCCTTTGCCACCGTCTATAATACGATGTCCGCCCTGCGGGACAGGGGTGCGGTCCGGGAGCTAGCCGTCGACCCGGCGAAAAAACGCTATGACCCCGACACGGTCGCGCACAACCACCTGATCTGCGTCGGATGCCGGCGCATCGTGGACGTTCCGATGACCTGCGAAGTCAGGCTGCCGATGCGCCTTCGCCATGATTTCACCATGCTGGACAACCACGTGGAGTTCCGCGGTTTGTGTCCGGCCTGCCGCAAGCGGTCAAAATAACCAAAAGCAAGGAGGCTTTCATGTGTGTAGACCATAAAATCACATGCACCTGTGGCAAGAACAGCGCCAGTTTCAATTTCAAGGACGATCTGCTCCCCGTTGAGGTGGTCAGCAGGCTTTACTGCCCTGCCTGCTCATCTGCCGTCGGGTATGATCCGGGGACGATGCTCT from Nitrospirota bacterium encodes:
- a CDS encoding transcriptional repressor codes for the protein MTPQRIAIFDYLEGNKAHPSADEIYRAVSKKYPTMSFATVYNTMSALRDRGAVRELAVDPAKKRYDPDTVAHNHLICVGCRRIVDVPMTCEVRLPMRLRHDFTMLDNHVEFRGLCPACRKRSK